The DNA region GATAGCCGACCGCGCCGCCATAGATGCCGCGCTTGGTCGGCTCCAGCTCGTCGATGATTTCCATGGCGCGGATTTTCGGTGCGCCCGACAGCGTGCCGGCCGGGAAGGTGGCTCGAATCACGTCAATGTTCGGTACCTGCGCACTGACGCGGCCTTCGACACTGGAAACAATGTGCATCACGTGAGAGTAGCGCTCGATCACCATCTTGTCGGTCACCTGTACCGAGCCGGTTTCCGCCACACGCCCGATGTCATTGCGGCCCAGGTCGATCAGCATCACGTGCTCGGCAATTTCTTTCGGATCGGCCAGCAACTCGTTGGCCAGAGCCAGGTCCGCCTCGCGGGTCGCCCCCCGCGGACGGGTGCCGGCCAGCGGGCGGACCGTGGCCATGCCATCGCTGCGTCGTACCAGTATTTCCGGCGAGGAACCGACCAGATGGAAATCGCCGAAATGGTAGAAAAACATATAGGGAGAGGGGTTGAGGCTGCGCAATGCACGATACAGCGTCAGGGGGGGCTCGCTGAATTGCATCTGCATGCGCTGGGCCAGCACCACCTGCATGATGTCGCCGTCCTGAATGTAATGCTTGCTCTGTTCGACCGCGCTCATGAACGCCTCGGCGCCAAACTCCGATACCGCGCGGCTGCCCTTGGCCGGCAGCGACAGCGGGATGTCGACCGGATTGCGCAGCCGTGCGCGCAACTGCCCCAGGCGCGACTGCGCCACCAGATAGGCATTCGGCTCTTCCGGGTCGGCATGCACCACCAGATACAGCTTACCCGACAGATTGTCGAAAACCGCCACCTCTTCCGACAGCAGCAACAGGATGTCCGGCGTCCCGACCGGGTCATGCTTCTGTTTGTCTGCCAGACGTTTTTCGATATAACGCACCGTGTCATAGCCGAAATAACCGACCAGACCCCCGGTGTTGCGCGGCAACCCCTGCGCCGGCGCGACGCGGAAGCGTGACTGATATTGGTGGATGAAGTCGAGCGGATTGCCCTGATGGCGTTCGATGACTTCGCCGTCACGTTCGACCTGGACGCTGCCGTTTTGAACCCGCAGGCAGGTGCGGCAGGGGAGGCCAATGAAGGAGTAGCGACCGAAACGCTCGCCGCCGACCACGGATTCCAGCAGATAGGAGAAAGGCTGATTGGCCAGCTTGAGATACACCGACAGCGGCGTGTCCAGATCGGCGAACAGCTCCAGCATCACCGGAATCCGGTTGTAGCCCTGTCGCGCCAGATCGTCGAATTCGCTCTGTTTCATGTTTGGCTGTGTCCCTGCTTGTTGTTGTCAGCCAGCGACTTGCGCACTGACCGCTGTGTTGTGCAGGTCATTCTTGCCGAATTTTCCGACTAAGTAAATTTTATCGCCAGAGAGCCGACCCGCAGGTCGGTTCTCTGGCGGTGATTTGATGACTGGTTGCTTAGGAATGGGTTGGCCAGTCGGCGTTATTGCTCACTGCACCCAGATGGCCGCTGTCGAAATCGGCGCTCGTGCCACCATAGATTTCCGGCAGATAGTCACCCAACTGAGTCGCATTGACCGGCTGTTGATCCCACGGCCAGCGGTAGCAGGTCGCATTCACCGGGTTGCCCTGCCAATTGGCGGCCGAAACCTTGTAACGCAGGATGATGCCGTAGTCCGGGCTGCCCAGCAGGAAGCCCTTGTACTTGCCCCAGGTCACTACCGGCGGCACTGAAGGGTCGGTGTGTTCGTAAGACGCCAGCAGCTGTGTCGTGCTGTCCGGAGCAAAGAACACATAGGCATAGCCATCCTTGTCCTTGTACTTATTCATCATTCTGGCGTTAACCGTCCAGTACTGCAGGGTCGGATTGGGGTTGTTGGTATGGGCGCCAACGCTGAAATACCGTGCCTGATAATTGCCGAATACGGTGTCGGGGTGATCGCTGTCAATGAAGGTGGTTGGCACCTTCATGCGCATGATCATCACCTGGTTGTTCGGGTTGACCGTATTGGTGAACGGATTCGCATTGGGATAGGCAATCAGATAGCTGGATGAGCAACCGTCCGGGGCGCGCTCATCCAGGAAGTTGCCGGCGCTGGAAGTGTCCTGGTCGGGACGGTAGACCGGGATGAATCCATCCGAATCATCACGTGTGGATTTTGCCGGTACGGGTACGGCAGGACGCGCTTCTGGCTGGTGTGGTGTTTCGGCGCTGGTTCGTGCGGCTGTCTGAGCGGTGTTGTTGCCCGTTGGTTCCGGATAGGCAAAGACCGATGCGGCGCCAGGCAGGTAGGGGTTGCAATCGCCCCCCAGATCCTTGTCATAAATTTCCGTTTGCTGGTCGTTCGACCAGGCATACATCACCAGACTGATCGAGGCCGTCTGGTCGTAGGGGCCGGCGATGGTGACCGGCGTGTTGGCGTACCCTGCAGGGAGCCTGACCATGTAGTACTGGGCAAACTGGTCGTAGCCCATCTGGTAGGCGCCATGATTGAAGTTGTAATAGTTGCCGTGATCCCAGCCCTTGGTGCCATACAGGCTCAATACGACCGGCTGGACGGTTTGGCCGGCGACGGTGACTGTTGGTAGCCTGGCGGGGGACTCCCAGCCTGTTTCGCTGCCATTCCCCCACTTTTGGTAGTAACGGAACACCAGGTCAACTTCGGAGGGATAGTACGAAGCCATCGGAATATTGAATGACTTGCTGAAGCTCGGCATGCTGCTCAGCTGACAGGTGGCGCTGGTTTCGACAACGTTCCCTGCCCAGCTGGGGGCACATTGGACCAATGCCAGCAGAGCCATGGCTCTGCCGGCATTCCGGATGGTGGCGAAAGATGATTGCATGGAATTTCCCGAATCGTTAGTGAGCTGTCGGGATGAGGCCGACAGGGTATCGTTCCTAGAACTGGCAGGCGTGAAAGGCTTGCCAGTCGGATAATCTACCGACTCGGTGGAGGAAAAAACTGATCAAAAACTGCCGCAGAATGATGGTGCCGGGAGGGTATGAAAAAGCCCTCCGTCAGGGAGGGCCGGGTGATCGGATGTTCGAATCGTCGGTTACGGCATGTCAGATGGCCGGCACGGCCGGCTTGATCATGTCGTACAGCGCTTCCAGTGAGTCCACCACCACGTCGGCACCGAGCTTTTCGGCGTCGGCATAGCCGTAGCGCACCAGCGCCACCGGGCAGCCGGCGTTGCGCGCCGCCAGGACGTCATTGGCCGAATCGCCCACCATGAGCAGTTCTGCCGGTGCAATGCCGAAAGACTGGCTGGTGTGCAGCAGCGGCAGGGCGGACGGTTTTTTCTCCGGCAGCGTATCACCGCCGATGATCAGGGCGAAGTCATCCGCCAGGCTGAGTTCCTGCAGCAGCGGCTGAGCCAGGCGCTCCGACTTGTTGGTGACCACGGCCAGCGGCAACTGCAGTGCCTTGAGCAGGCTCAGGCCGGTGGTGACGCCGGGATAGACGGTGGTGCCAACCGTCAGATGGGCGCGATAGTACTGGATAAAGAAGCGGAAGCCTTCTTCCCATTGTTCGTGCGGCGCCAGGGCATCGCGTTCGTCGGTGATGGCCCGATGCACCAGGCTGGCCAGACCATCGCCCACATGCTCGCGGATGCGGTCATGCTGCAGGGCCGGCATGCCCAGATGGGCGCGCATGGCATTGGCGGCGGCGATCAGATCGGGCAGGGAGTCGACCAGGGTGCCATCGAGATCGAAGGCAATGGCCTTGATGTGTTCAAGTTTCATGAGGCGTCAGCAGAGATAGAAAGGTTACGAATGTCGATGACCGGCTCGCGGCCGAAATCGGCATGATGCAGATAGTGCAGGATGCGGGCAGCAGCCTGCGCCGGCCCGCTCAGGCCACCCTCGGCCTTGAGGGCGTCAAAACGGTCGCGTTGCGGGAAATCCTGCGGGTCGCTGGCGCGGATGCGTGCCTGCATCTCGGTATCGATCACGCCGGGGTAGAGCGACACCACGCGTGCCCCGTTGGGCTGGGCCGCCTGTTCCAGTGCGGCATGGCGGCTGAAGTGATCGAGTCCCGCCTTGCTGGCACCGTAGATCCCCCAGCCCGGATAAGCGTGCGCAGCCGCTCCGGAGGAGATGTTCAGTACGCGCAGATCCTGGGTCAGGCGCGCGGCCGACGCCAGGAAGGCGTTGGTCAGCAACACCGCAGACAGCAGGTTGATGTTGAAGGCATCAATCACCGCCTGGGCCGGGTAGTGGCCGGCCAGGGCCATCGGGGTGACCACGCCGGCATTGTTGATCAGGCTGAGCGAGGAAAACGGGCCGTCGCCCAGCGCGGCCAGCAGTCGCGGCATCAGGCCGGCCACTTCGTCCGGCTGGCTCAGATCCGCCGCCACGAAGACAAAATGGCCGGGCAGGGGCTCGGCCGGGGCCTGCCGGGCGATGCCGACAACCGTCGCGCCCTCGGCCAGCAACTGGCGGGTCATCGCCAGTCCGAGGCCGCGCGAGCAGCCGGTGAGCAGATAGCCGCGCATCAGGCGACTCCGGCCAGTTCGCGACGCATGGCATCGATGGCGGCACGATAGTCGGGCGCATTATAGATGGCCGAACCGGCCACAAAGGTGTCTGCCCCGGCCTGGGCGATGCGGGCAATATTGTCGGCCTTGACGCCGCCATCCACTTCCAGCCAGATCTCGCCGCCGTGCTCGGCGGTCCAGGCATCGATGCGCGCACGCGCGGCACGGATCTTGTTCAGGCTCTCCGGAATGAAGGACTGACCGCCAAAGCCCGGGTTGACCGACATGATCAGCACCATGTCGATCTTGTCCATGACGTGATCCAGATAGTGCAGCGGGGTGGCCGGGTTGAATACCAGGCCGGCCTTGCAGCCCTGGTCACGGATCATGCCCAGCGTGCGGTCGATATGTTCGGAGGCTTCCGGATGGAAGGTGATCAGGTTGGCGCCGGCTTTGGCGAACATCGGCACCAGACTATCGACAGGCTTGACCATCAGGTGTACGTCGATCGGCGCTTCCGTGTGCGGTCGAATGGCCTCGCAGATCATCGGGCCCATGGTCAGGTTCGGGACGTAATGATTGTCCATCACGTCAAAATGAATGATGTCGGCGCCGGCGGCGATCACGTCACGAACTTCTTCGCCCAGACGGGCGAAATCGGCGGAGAGCAGGCTGGGTGCAAGGCGATAGGTCGGTTGCATGGCGTTCGGGCAGAAAGTGTTCGGGAAGGCGTTATTGTAACCCGCCGCATGCGCCTTGTTCGCATAATATAATGAGGAAATCCCTGTAAAGCCGATGCCGGTTGCCCCGGATAGCGGGTAAACTGGCGAAATGCCGCATCAGAAAATAGGAGAGACCATGTCGGACAAACAACTGGCATTTCAGGTGCAGCCCGAAGCCGTCTACGCAGAAGACCAGTCGGATGTGGCCACCGATGTCTATGTGTTCCGCTACCACATCCGCATCATCAATACCGGTAATGTCGCCGCCCAGCTGATCAGCCGCCACTGGATCATCACCGATGCCAACGAGCAGGTGCAGGAGGTGCGCGGCATGGGGGTGGTGGGCGAACAGCCGCGTATCGAACCAGGCCAGACCTACGAATACAGCAGCGGCACCACGCTCGGCACGCCCTATGGCAGCATGCGTGGCCGCTATCATCTGGTGAGTGACGATGGTCAGCGCCATGAGGTGGAAGTCCCGGAGATGCAACTGGTCGCCCATCGCGTCTTGCACTGATCCAGAAACAAAGGTTTTTCATGCGTTTCACACATAGCGGCCCGGCGCCGACCGACCGGCACGACTGGCAGACCCTGCGTACCCTGTTTCCCTATCTGCTGCAGTTCAAATGGCGCCTCGGGCTGGCACTGTCCTGCCTGATTCTGGCCAAGGTGGCCACCGTCACCACCCCGCTGTACCTCAAGCATGTCATCGATGCCCTGTCGGTGCCGGCCACCCTGCTGGCCGTGCCGGTGGCGGCGCTGGCCGGCTATGGTCTGGCCCGCCTGATGTCCAGCCTGCTGGCGGAACTGCGCGATGCCATCTTTGCCAAGGTCATCCAGGGGACGGTACGCACGGTCGCCCGCACTGTGTTTGAACACCTGTTCCGCCTGTCGCTGCGCTTTCATCTGTCGCGCCAGACCGGCGGCATGAGCCGCGACATCGAGCGCGGCACCCGGGGCATCGGCTTCCTGCTCAATTTCACGGTGTTCAACATCCTGCCGACCCTGCTGGAAATCGCCATGGTGACCGGCATTCTGCTCTCGCGTTATCAGGGCTGGTTTGCCGTCGCCACCCTCGGCACCATCGTCGTCTACATCGTCTTTACCCTGTCGGTGACCGAGTGGCGCACCGTTTTCCGCCGCAGCATGAACGACCTCGATTCGCGCGCCAATGCCAAGGCCATTGACGCGCTGATCAATTTCGAGACGGTGAAATACTTCAATAACGAAGGCTACGAATCGCGCCGCTACGACCGCAACCTGGCCGACTGGGAGGCTTCTGCCGTCAAAAACCAGGTGTCTCTGTCCCTGCTCAATGCCGGGCAGGGCGCCATCATCGCCATCGGTGTCACTCTGGTGATGAGCATGGCGGCCCGTGGCGTCGTGCAGCACACCATGAGCGTCGGCGACGTGGTGCTGGTAGCCACCTACATCACCCAGTTGTATGCGCCGCTGAATTTTCTCGGCTTCGTCTATCGCGAAATGAAGCATTCGCTGGCGGACATGGAACGCATGTTCACCATTCTGTCCTCCGAGGCCGAAGTGACCGACCGGCCCGATGCCCGGGTACTGACCTCACGTGACATTGCCGTGCGCTTCGAGGCGGTCGACTTCGGTTATGACGCCGACCGGCAGATCCTGCATCAACTCAGCTTCGAAATTCCCGCCGGCAACACGCTGGCGGTCGTCGGGGCCAGCGGCGCCGGCAAATCCACTCTGGCGCGTTTGCTGTTCCGCTTCTACGACCCGACTGCCGGACGCATCACCTTCAATGGTGTCGATACCCGCGATCTGACCCAGGATTCGCTGCGTGC from Paludibacterium sp. B53371 includes:
- the trpE gene encoding anthranilate synthase component I, whose translation is MKQSEFDDLARQGYNRIPVMLELFADLDTPLSVYLKLANQPFSYLLESVVGGERFGRYSFIGLPCRTCLRVQNGSVQVERDGEVIERHQGNPLDFIHQYQSRFRVAPAQGLPRNTGGLVGYFGYDTVRYIEKRLADKQKHDPVGTPDILLLLSEEVAVFDNLSGKLYLVVHADPEEPNAYLVAQSRLGQLRARLRNPVDIPLSLPAKGSRAVSEFGAEAFMSAVEQSKHYIQDGDIMQVVLAQRMQMQFSEPPLTLYRALRSLNPSPYMFFYHFGDFHLVGSSPEILVRRSDGMATVRPLAGTRPRGATREADLALANELLADPKEIAEHVMLIDLGRNDIGRVAETGSVQVTDKMVIERYSHVMHIVSSVEGRVSAQVPNIDVIRATFPAGTLSGAPKIRAMEIIDELEPTKRGIYGGAVGYLAFSGDMDLAITIRTGVIKDNMLYVQSGAGIVADSVPESEWQETQNKARALIRAAELVQSGLDA
- a CDS encoding phosphoglycolate phosphatase, translating into MKLEHIKAIAFDLDGTLVDSLPDLIAAANAMRAHLGMPALQHDRIREHVGDGLASLVHRAITDERDALAPHEQWEEGFRFFIQYYRAHLTVGTTVYPGVTTGLSLLKALQLPLAVVTNKSERLAQPLLQELSLADDFALIIGGDTLPEKKPSALPLLHTSQSFGIAPAELLMVGDSANDVLAARNAGCPVALVRYGYADAEKLGADVVVDSLEALYDMIKPAVPAI
- a CDS encoding SDR family NAD(P)-dependent oxidoreductase — encoded protein: MRGYLLTGCSRGLGLAMTRQLLAEGATVVGIARQAPAEPLPGHFVFVAADLSQPDEVAGLMPRLLAALGDGPFSSLSLINNAGVVTPMALAGHYPAQAVIDAFNINLLSAVLLTNAFLASAARLTQDLRVLNISSGAAAHAYPGWGIYGASKAGLDHFSRHAALEQAAQPNGARVVSLYPGVIDTEMQARIRASDPQDFPQRDRFDALKAEGGLSGPAQAAARILHYLHHADFGREPVIDIRNLSISADAS
- the rpe gene encoding ribulose-phosphate 3-epimerase, which produces MQPTYRLAPSLLSADFARLGEEVRDVIAAGADIIHFDVMDNHYVPNLTMGPMICEAIRPHTEAPIDVHLMVKPVDSLVPMFAKAGANLITFHPEASEHIDRTLGMIRDQGCKAGLVFNPATPLHYLDHVMDKIDMVLIMSVNPGFGGQSFIPESLNKIRAARARIDAWTAEHGGEIWLEVDGGVKADNIARIAQAGADTFVAGSAIYNAPDYRAAIDAMRRELAGVA
- the apaG gene encoding Co2+/Mg2+ efflux protein ApaG; this translates as MSDKQLAFQVQPEAVYAEDQSDVATDVYVFRYHIRIINTGNVAAQLISRHWIITDANEQVQEVRGMGVVGEQPRIEPGQTYEYSSGTTLGTPYGSMRGRYHLVSDDGQRHEVEVPEMQLVAHRVLH
- a CDS encoding ABC transporter ATP-binding protein/permease translates to MRFTHSGPAPTDRHDWQTLRTLFPYLLQFKWRLGLALSCLILAKVATVTTPLYLKHVIDALSVPATLLAVPVAALAGYGLARLMSSLLAELRDAIFAKVIQGTVRTVARTVFEHLFRLSLRFHLSRQTGGMSRDIERGTRGIGFLLNFTVFNILPTLLEIAMVTGILLSRYQGWFAVATLGTIVVYIVFTLSVTEWRTVFRRSMNDLDSRANAKAIDALINFETVKYFNNEGYESRRYDRNLADWEASAVKNQVSLSLLNAGQGAIIAIGVTLVMSMAARGVVQHTMSVGDVVLVATYITQLYAPLNFLGFVYREMKHSLADMERMFTILSSEAEVTDRPDARVLTSRDIAVRFEAVDFGYDADRQILHQLSFEIPAGNTLAVVGASGAGKSTLARLLFRFYDPTAGRITFNGVDTRDLTQDSLRAHIGIVPQDTVLFNDSIYYNIAYGRHDASREEVIEAARSARIHEFVMSLPKGYDTQVGERGLKLSGGEKQRVAIARTLLKNPPILIFDEATSALDSHTEKAIQQELTEIATNRTTLMIAHRLSTIVDADQILVLDGGRVIEQGTHRELLAKAGRYAEMWRLQQEQRNDLSPVEMGQ